A region from the Macaca mulatta isolate MMU2019108-1 chromosome 13, T2T-MMU8v2.0, whole genome shotgun sequence genome encodes:
- the GPR75 gene encoding probable G-protein coupled receptor 75 (The RefSeq protein has 1 substitution compared to this genomic sequence) codes for MNSTGHLQDAPNATSLHVPHSPEGNSTSLQEGLQDLIHTATLVTCTFLLAVIFCLGSYGNFIVFLSFFDPAFRKFRTNFDFMILNLSFCDLFICGVTAPMFTFVLFFSSASSIPDAFCFTFHLTSSGFIIMSLKTVAVIALHRLRMVLGKQPNRMASFPCTVLLTLLLWATSFTLATLATLKTSKSHLCLPMSSLIAGKGKAILSLYVVDFTFCVAVVSVSYIMIAQTLRKNAQVRKCPPVITVDASRPQPFMGVPVQGGGDPIQCAMPALYRNQNYNKLQHVQTRGYTKSPNQLATPAASRLQLVSAINLSTAKDSKAVVTCVIIVLSVLVCCLPLGISLVQVVLSSNGSFILYQFELFGFTLIFFKSGLNPFIYSRNSAGLRRKVLWCLQYIGLGFFCCKQKTRLRAMGKGNLEVNRNKSSHHETNSAYMLSPKPQKKFVDQACGPSHSKESVVSPKISAGHQHCGQSSSTPINTRIEPYYSIYNSSPSQEESSPCNLQPVNSFGFANSYIAMHYHTTNDLMQEYDSTSAKQIPVPSV; via the coding sequence ATGAACTCAACAGGCCACCTTCAAGATGCCCCCAATGCCACCTCGCTCCATGTGCCTCACTCACCAGAAGGAAACAGCACCTCTCTCCAGGAGGGTCTTCAGGATCTCATCCACACAGCCACCTTGGTGACCTGTACTTTTCTACTGGCGGTCATCTTCTGCCTGGGTTCCTACGGCAACTTCATTGTCTTCTTGTCCTTCTTCGATCCAGCCTTCAGGAAATTTAGAACCAACTTTGATTTCATGATCCTGAACCTGTCCTTCTGTGACCTCTTCATTTGTGGAGTGACGGCACCCATGTTCACCTTTGTGTTATTCTTCAGCTCAGCCAGTAGTATCCCAGATGCTTTCTGCTTCACTTTCCATCTCACCAGTTCCGGCTTCATCATCATGTCCCTGAAGACAGTGGCAGTGATTGCCCTGCACCGGCTCCGCATGGTGTTGGGGAAGCAACCTAATCGCATGGCCTCGTTTCCCTGCACCGTCCTCCTCACCCTGCTTCTCTGGGCCACCAGCTTCACCCTTGCCACCTTGGCTACCTTGAAAACCAGCAAGTCCCACCTCTGTCTTCCCATGTCCAGTCTGATTGCTGGAAAAGGGAAAGCCATTTTGTCTCTCTATGTGGTCGACTTCACCTTCTGTGTTGCTGTGGTCTCTGTCTCTTACATCATGATTGCTCAGACCCTGCGGAAGAACGCTCAAGTCAGAAAGTGTCCCCCTGTAATCACAGTCGATGCTTCCAGACCACAGCCTTTCATGGGGGTCCCTGTGCAGGGAGGTGGAGATCCCATCCAGTGTGCCATGCCGGCTCTGTATAGGAACCAGAATTACAACAAACTGCAGCACGTTCAGACCCGTGGATATACCAAGAGTCCCAACCAGCTGGCCACCCCTGCAGCGAGCCGACTCCAGCTGGTATCAGCCATCAACCTCTCCACTGCCAAGGATTCCAAAGCCGTGGTCACCTGCGTGATCATTGTGCTGTCAGTCCTGGTGTGCTGTCTTCCACTGGGGATCTCCTTGGTACAGGTGGTTCTCTCCAGCAATGGGAGCTTCATTCTTTACCAGTTTGAATTGTTTGGATTTACCCTTATATTTTTCAAGTCAGGATTAAACCCTTTTATATATTCTCGGAACAGTGCAGGGCTGAGAAGTAAAGTGCTCTGGTGCCTCCAGTACATAGGCCTGGGTTTTTTCTGCTGCAAACAAAAGACTCGACTTCGAGCCATGGGAAAAGGGAACCTCGAAGTCAACAGAAACAAATCCTCCCATCATGAAACAAACTCTGCCTACATGTTATCTCCAAAGCCACAGAAGAAATTTGTGGACCAGGCTTGTGGCCCAAGTCATTCAAAGGAAAGTGTGGTGAGCCCCAAGATCTCTGCTGGACATCAACACTGTGGTCAGAGCAGCTCAACCCCCATCAACACTCGAATTGAACCTTACTACAGCATCTATAACAGCAGCCCTTCCCAGGAGGAGAGCAGCCCATGTAACTTACAGCCAGTAAACTCTTTTGGATTTGCCAATTCATATATTGCCATGCATTATCACACCACTAATGACTTAATGCAGGAATATGACAGCACTTCAGCCAAGCAGATTCCAGTTCCCTCTGTTTAA